Proteins found in one Pueribacillus theae genomic segment:
- a CDS encoding DUF4870 domain-containing protein: MKKESLLIRGLASLMHLFLLLLTFVLPIFVYLVTKDRNKYFADHAKEGMNLHFTFFPVSVFP; the protein is encoded by the coding sequence ATGAAAAAAGAAAGTTTGTTAATTAGGGGACTGGCAAGTTTAATGCACCTTTTCTTGTTATTGCTAACTTTTGTTTTACCTATATTCGTATACTTGGTGACAAAGGATAGAAATAAATACTTTGCTGATCATGCAAAAGAAGGGATGAATCTCCATTTTACTTTTTTCCCAGTCTCGGTCTTTCCTTAA
- a CDS encoding helix-turn-helix domain-containing protein — protein sequence MLVNKAYKFRIYPNKEQEILIAKT from the coding sequence ATGCTAGTTAATAAAGCATATAAATTTCGCATCTATCCGAATAAAGAACAGGAAATTCTGATTGCCAAAACGA